A part of Candidatus Cloacimonadota bacterium genomic DNA contains:
- a CDS encoding uracil-DNA glycosylase produces the protein MSHRALIQYLELLKQSGIRQIFNEPVQEQMQQNKQQILDALQAKYANCHKCPLAAGRINLVYGEGNPHAKAMLIGEAPGEKENLSGHPFVGAAGKLLDKMLLAIHLSRDDIYITNIVKCRPEGNRNPTQEERLACLPYLVEQIQIIRPRLLLVMGLVAAQTLFGNHETLTWNRSHRNEFMDIPAWVTYHPAALLRNEHWKRPAWEDLQNFQQAYLNTD, from the coding sequence ATGTCACACCGTGCCCTTATCCAATACCTTGAATTACTAAAACAAAGCGGAATCCGGCAGATATTCAACGAACCGGTTCAAGAACAAATGCAGCAAAACAAGCAGCAAATACTGGACGCTCTGCAAGCAAAATATGCCAATTGTCACAAGTGCCCACTTGCTGCAGGACGAATCAATCTGGTCTATGGTGAGGGCAATCCCCATGCTAAAGCAATGCTTATTGGCGAAGCGCCTGGTGAAAAAGAAAACTTGAGTGGACACCCCTTTGTGGGAGCAGCCGGTAAGTTGCTTGATAAAATGTTACTTGCCATACATTTAAGTAGAGATGATATTTATATAACAAACATCGTAAAATGCCGTCCAGAGGGAAATCGTAATCCCACTCAGGAAGAGCGTTTGGCCTGCCTCCCATATTTGGTGGAACAAATTCAGATTATCCGCCCACGCTTATTATTGGTAATGGGTTTGGTGGCAGCGCAGACTCTGTTTGGAAACCATGAAACTCTTACTTGGAACCGCTCTCACAGAAATGAATTTATGGACATTCCAGCTTGGGTAACCTACCACCCGGCAGCTCTTCTGCGCAATGAGCATTGGAAACGCCCCGCTTGGGAAGATCTACAAAACTTTCAACAAGCATATTTAAACACAGACTAA
- the gmk gene encoding guanylate kinase, producing MIQKSTSFLIILSAPSGGGKSTILNEILLRMSSVDYSVSYTTRSPRGIEQNGIHYYFVNEREFERRIADGDFLEHAKVFGKSWYGTSISYIKSRLELSRHVIMDIDVQGASQISATDIPYVKIFIIPPSMDVLKERLIKRGTDSMEDIQRRLDTAKKELHCINDYDYLVINDNLEIAINDVISIIRAEENRVSRYNNPMQGFLGEEIQ from the coding sequence TTGATACAAAAAAGCACTAGCTTTCTAATAATTCTATCTGCGCCTTCCGGAGGCGGTAAAAGCACGATTTTGAATGAGATCTTGCTACGGATGAGTAGTGTGGATTACTCCGTAAGCTATACTACGAGGTCTCCGCGAGGTATAGAGCAAAATGGGATTCATTACTATTTTGTAAATGAGCGGGAATTTGAGCGACGTATAGCCGATGGGGATTTTTTGGAACATGCCAAAGTTTTTGGAAAAAGCTGGTATGGAACCTCCATAAGTTATATAAAATCCCGGCTAGAACTTTCACGTCACGTAATAATGGATATAGATGTGCAGGGCGCTTCACAGATTTCCGCCACAGATATTCCCTATGTAAAAATCTTTATAATTCCTCCATCTATGGATGTATTAAAAGAGCGCCTTATCAAGCGCGGTACCGATAGCATGGAAGATATACAGCGAAGACTGGATACTGCCAAAAAAGAACTGCACTGTATAAATGATTATGACTATTTAGTGATAAATGACAATCTGGAAATAGCTATTAACGACGTGATAAGCATAATAAGAGCAGAAGAGAATAGAGTTTCAAGATACAACAATCCCATGCAAGGTTTCTTGGGAGAGGAGATACAATGA
- a CDS encoding tryptophanase, giving the protein MSKQPYAEPWRIKMVEPLKILSKEEREQKIRAAEYNLFNLAAEDVYIDLLTDSGTGAMSDRQWSALMLGDESYAGSRSFLRLKKTIQDLLGFPYVLPTHQGRAAENVLFSATIKAGDIVPGNAHFDTTKGHIEFRHAVPIDCTVEEAADPNIELPFKGNIDIKKLEACIEEHGAAKIPMVIHTVTCNTGGGQPVSMENIKAVSATCKKHNIPLIFDSARFAENAYFIKTREQGYQDISIKEIVKEMFSYADGMTMSAKKDAIVNIGGFIALRNLETYRQCSTFNIMFEGYLTYGGMSGRDMETLASGLQESTEYDYLHARISQVKYLGDKISALGIPIVKPAGGHAIYIDAKAFFPQIPQTQYPAQVLGVALYIEAGVRGVEIGTVLADRDPNSRQERPPRMELLRLAIPRRVYTNNHIDVVVWGLQQIWAKRNSYKGLKIKYEAPIMRHFTATFEAL; this is encoded by the coding sequence ATGAGCAAACAACCTTATGCCGAGCCTTGGCGAATTAAGATGGTAGAGCCCCTAAAGATACTTAGCAAAGAAGAGCGTGAGCAAAAAATCAGAGCCGCAGAGTATAACCTTTTTAACTTAGCAGCAGAAGATGTGTATATCGATCTACTTACGGATTCCGGAACTGGTGCCATGAGCGACAGGCAGTGGTCGGCTCTTATGCTTGGGGATGAAAGTTATGCCGGGTCCCGCAGTTTCCTGCGCCTGAAGAAGACCATCCAAGATTTGCTGGGATTTCCTTATGTGTTGCCTACTCACCAGGGTAGAGCAGCAGAAAATGTGCTGTTTTCTGCAACCATTAAAGCCGGTGACATCGTACCCGGTAATGCACATTTTGATACTACCAAAGGGCATATAGAATTCAGGCACGCAGTGCCAATCGATTGTACGGTAGAGGAAGCAGCAGATCCTAATATAGAGCTTCCCTTTAAGGGAAATATCGATATCAAAAAACTGGAAGCTTGCATTGAAGAACACGGAGCAGCTAAAATCCCAATGGTAATTCATACGGTTACCTGCAATACCGGAGGTGGACAGCCTGTTTCTATGGAAAATATTAAAGCTGTATCTGCAACTTGCAAAAAGCACAATATTCCCCTTATTTTCGATTCAGCTCGCTTTGCAGAAAACGCCTATTTTATCAAGACCAGAGAGCAAGGATATCAGGATATAAGCATTAAAGAAATAGTAAAAGAAATGTTCAGTTACGCCGATGGTATGACCATGAGCGCAAAGAAAGATGCAATTGTAAATATTGGCGGCTTTATTGCCTTAAGAAATCTGGAAACGTATCGTCAATGTAGCACCTTCAACATCATGTTTGAAGGGTACCTAACCTATGGCGGCATGAGTGGCAGAGATATGGAAACATTGGCATCCGGTTTACAAGAGAGTACGGAGTACGACTATCTACATGCACGAATTTCTCAAGTGAAGTATTTAGGAGATAAAATAAGCGCATTAGGCATTCCAATTGTCAAACCTGCCGGTGGTCATGCCATCTATATAGATGCTAAGGCATTTTTTCCCCAGATTCCTCAAACTCAATATCCGGCTCAAGTTTTGGGCGTTGCACTCTATATAGAAGCGGGTGTGCGGGGAGTTGAGATTGGTACTGTTTTGGCAGATCGGGATCCCAATAGCCGCCAAGAACGCCCACCCAGAATGGAACTCCTGCGTCTTGCCATCCCTCGCCGTGTTTATACTAATAACCATATAGATGTAGTGGTGTGGGGTTTGCAGCAAATTTGGGCTAAGCGTAATAGCTATAAAGGCTTAAAAATCAAATACGAAGCCCCAATCATGCGACACTTCACGGCAACATTTGAAGCCTTGTAA
- the gcvH gene encoding glycine cleavage system protein GcvH → MNILDDLFYTDSHEWVRVDGEIATIGISDFAQHELGDIVFVELPDVGMKVSGGEPCGSIEAVKAVEDLISPVSGKIVERNMDLEDSPDLINKSCYEDGWIMKVRLSNRDELENLLSAIEYKKIIPE, encoded by the coding sequence ATGAATATTTTGGATGATCTGTTCTATACTGATAGCCATGAATGGGTTAGAGTTGATGGCGAAATTGCCACTATTGGAATTAGTGACTTTGCGCAGCATGAGCTGGGTGATATAGTGTTTGTAGAGCTGCCCGATGTGGGCATGAAAGTTTCCGGCGGTGAACCGTGCGGATCTATCGAAGCCGTAAAAGCAGTAGAAGACCTCATCTCCCCTGTATCCGGAAAGATTGTAGAAAGAAATATGGATTTGGAAGACAGTCCCGATCTGATTAATAAATCTTGCTATGAAGACGGCTGGATCATGAAAGTACGCCTTAGCAACAGAGATGAACTGGAAAACCTCTTAAGCGCTATTGAATACAAGAAGATAATTCCCGAATAA